The following are from one region of the Gryllotalpicola protaetiae genome:
- a CDS encoding sugar ABC transporter permease, with protein sequence MSAPDTNTTTLLPEPTNDLIGSGQEGGLGQQIRSWGSRVRQGDMGALPAVAGFIVLSILFAFLSPYFLTERNFANLLTQSAELVMLGMALVFVILLGEIDLSAGVTGGLTMCIWIVLTDVTKLNWFLALLIAFLAGIAIGSFIGFFVARVGIPSFVVTLGLFLGFQGLELIIIGTGGNYQVQTPAIVALMNSNLPVWGGWLMLAVFVALSLGTAFWDRSRRKAANVPNGPLTLVLIKSGALLVLGGIAVFLLSQDRSASIIAVRGVPIVVPIVLAVLWIGTFVLDRTKFGRYIYAVGGNAEAARRSGVNVILIRFLVFVICSFLAVGSGLFTAGRVGSVDATAGKDIVLSGVAAAVVGGVSLFGGRGRLVHAAVGALVITVITNGLGLLNLPSGLNNVIAGAVLILAATIDALSRLRSGGSLFRR encoded by the coding sequence ATGAGCGCGCCTGACACCAATACGACCACGCTCCTTCCGGAGCCGACGAACGATCTCATCGGCAGCGGGCAGGAGGGCGGGCTCGGCCAGCAGATCCGCTCCTGGGGCTCGCGCGTGCGCCAGGGCGACATGGGGGCGCTGCCCGCCGTCGCCGGCTTCATCGTGCTCAGCATCCTGTTCGCCTTCCTGAGCCCCTACTTCCTGACCGAGCGCAACTTCGCCAACCTGCTCACCCAGTCGGCCGAGCTGGTGATGCTCGGCATGGCGCTCGTGTTCGTCATCCTGCTCGGCGAGATCGATCTCTCCGCCGGTGTGACCGGCGGCCTCACGATGTGCATCTGGATCGTCCTGACGGATGTCACGAAGCTGAACTGGTTCCTCGCGCTGCTCATCGCGTTCCTCGCGGGCATCGCGATCGGCTCGTTCATCGGCTTCTTCGTGGCACGCGTCGGCATTCCGTCGTTCGTCGTCACCCTGGGCCTGTTCCTCGGCTTCCAGGGTCTCGAGCTGATCATCATCGGTACCGGCGGCAACTACCAGGTGCAGACGCCGGCGATCGTCGCGCTCATGAACAGCAACCTGCCGGTCTGGGGTGGCTGGCTCATGCTCGCGGTGTTCGTCGCACTGTCGCTCGGAACCGCATTCTGGGACCGCAGCCGCCGGAAGGCCGCGAACGTGCCGAACGGGCCGCTCACGCTCGTGCTGATCAAGTCGGGCGCTCTGCTGGTGCTCGGCGGCATCGCAGTGTTCCTGCTCAGCCAGGATCGCTCAGCGTCGATCATCGCGGTTCGTGGCGTTCCGATCGTCGTGCCGATCGTGCTCGCCGTGCTCTGGATCGGCACTTTCGTGCTCGACCGCACGAAGTTCGGCCGCTACATCTACGCTGTCGGCGGCAACGCCGAGGCCGCGCGCCGCTCCGGCGTCAACGTCATCCTGATCCGGTTCCTCGTGTTCGTGATCTGCTCGTTCCTCGCGGTCGGATCCGGCCTGTTCACCGCGGGCCGTGTCGGCTCGGTCGATGCGACCGCCGGCAAGGACATCGTCCTGTCGGGTGTCGCGGCGGCGGTGGTCGGCGGCGTCAGTCTGTTCGGCGGGCGCGGCCGGCTCGTGCACGCCGCCGTCGGCGCGCTCGTCATCACGGTCATCACGAACGGTCTCGGGCTGCTGAACCTGCCGTCCGGCCTCAACAATGTGATCGCCGGCGCGGTTCTGATCCTCGCCGCGACGATCGACGCGCTCTCCCGGCTCCGCTCTGGGGGCAGCCTGTTCAGGCGATAG
- a CDS encoding App1 family protein, whose amino-acid sequence MSTPGPHPHRAAQFDDAVNRYRARRARAKGFLPTVVPYAGYGAPKWARVLGRVVLAQDPVPGTRLGGQYRKREESVRGWRSFTSVPISDVPVIAEIDGVEHALTPDRGGVIDQVVPVELAPGRHEIRLRPQGLETASSATLLIVGPETEFGVVSDIDDTVMVTWLPRPLLAAWNTFVLDEHARVPTPGMPVLYERIRSEHRGAPFVYLSTGPWNVAPTLRRFLTRNMFPSGPLLLTDWGPTHDRFFRSGRVHKEQNLERLASEFPHIKWLLFGDDGQHDEAIYSNFIAQHPDSVAAVAIRQLYPTEAVLAGGRSKAERHSEAGGVPWVYAPDGTSIYRQLRDLGFVGGHHDEGRRV is encoded by the coding sequence ATGTCAACGCCCGGCCCCCACCCGCACCGCGCAGCGCAGTTCGACGACGCAGTCAACCGCTACCGCGCACGGCGGGCAAGGGCCAAGGGATTCCTGCCGACGGTCGTCCCGTACGCCGGCTACGGCGCGCCGAAGTGGGCGCGCGTGCTCGGGCGCGTCGTGCTCGCGCAGGATCCGGTGCCGGGCACGAGGCTCGGCGGCCAGTACCGCAAGCGAGAGGAGAGCGTGCGCGGCTGGCGCAGCTTCACGAGCGTGCCGATCAGCGACGTGCCTGTGATCGCCGAGATCGACGGCGTCGAGCATGCGCTGACACCCGACCGCGGTGGGGTGATCGACCAGGTCGTTCCCGTCGAGCTCGCGCCGGGCCGCCACGAGATCCGGCTGCGCCCGCAGGGCCTCGAGACCGCGAGTTCCGCGACTCTGCTCATCGTCGGCCCCGAGACCGAGTTCGGCGTGGTCAGCGACATCGACGACACCGTGATGGTGACGTGGCTGCCGCGCCCGCTGCTCGCTGCGTGGAACACCTTCGTGCTCGACGAGCACGCGCGGGTGCCGACGCCAGGAATGCCGGTGCTCTACGAGCGCATCCGCTCCGAGCACCGCGGGGCGCCGTTCGTCTATCTCTCGACGGGCCCGTGGAACGTCGCCCCGACGCTACGTCGCTTCCTGACCCGCAACATGTTCCCGTCGGGCCCGCTGCTGCTCACCGACTGGGGCCCCACGCACGACCGCTTCTTCCGCAGCGGCCGGGTGCACAAGGAGCAGAATCTCGAGCGGCTCGCGAGCGAGTTCCCGCACATCAAGTGGTTGCTCTTCGGCGATGACGGGCAACACGACGAGGCGATCTACAGCAACTTCATCGCGCAGCATCCCGACTCGGTCGCCGCCGTCGCGATCCGCCAGCTCTACCCGACCGAGGCGGTGCTCGCGGGCGGCCGCTCGAAGGCCGAGCGGCACAGCGAGGCGGGTGGCGTGCCGTGGGTGTACGCACCGGATGGCACGAGCATCTACCGCCAGCTGCGCGACCTCGGCTTCGTGGGCGGGCACCACGACGAGGGCCGGCGCGTCTGA
- a CDS encoding WxL protein peptidoglycan domain-containing protein, with translation MHAKKAIALATAALTAAITLLVAPAADAAGDDVTWAVRTASNDYGAARTSFHYTVSPGGSLTDAITVANQGDEPLELGVYAADGFTTGAGQLDLLRADQRQHGVGAWAQASAQSVAVAPGATAEVPFTISVPKGSAPGDYAGGIVTTLTQPDQAQGIAVDRRLGIRISLRVSGELQPALAVTDAHAHWRGGLNPFASGDATLSYTIRNTGNTTMDAAQSVAASGPFGLFHAKAAHVAAPPSLLPGESWKVTVPIHGVAAAFWFTATTSVTPKFVDASGSTNPLPAVSATATGAAVPWGLLLIILVIAALAVAGALLQRRRRARAKLREDERVQEAVERALAEANEKAPADS, from the coding sequence ATGCACGCGAAAAAGGCCATCGCCCTCGCCACCGCCGCGCTCACGGCGGCCATCACACTTCTCGTCGCGCCCGCCGCCGACGCCGCGGGCGACGACGTCACCTGGGCGGTGCGGACGGCTTCGAACGACTACGGCGCCGCCCGAACGAGCTTTCACTACACCGTGAGCCCGGGCGGCTCTCTCACCGACGCGATCACGGTGGCGAACCAGGGCGACGAGCCCCTCGAGCTCGGCGTGTACGCCGCCGACGGGTTCACGACCGGCGCAGGGCAGCTCGATCTGCTGCGCGCAGACCAGAGGCAGCACGGGGTGGGGGCATGGGCACAGGCATCCGCTCAATCGGTCGCCGTCGCACCGGGGGCGACCGCCGAGGTGCCGTTCACCATCAGTGTGCCGAAGGGCAGTGCGCCGGGTGACTATGCCGGCGGCATCGTCACCACGCTGACCCAGCCCGACCAGGCGCAGGGCATCGCGGTCGACCGGCGTCTCGGCATCCGCATCTCACTGCGCGTCAGCGGTGAGCTGCAGCCCGCGCTCGCCGTCACCGACGCGCACGCGCACTGGCGCGGCGGCCTGAACCCCTTCGCCAGCGGCGACGCGACGCTCAGCTACACGATCCGCAACACCGGCAACACGACGATGGATGCCGCACAGTCGGTCGCCGCGAGCGGGCCGTTCGGCCTGTTCCACGCGAAGGCGGCGCATGTCGCGGCCCCGCCCAGCCTGCTGCCGGGGGAGAGCTGGAAGGTGACCGTGCCGATCCACGGCGTCGCTGCGGCATTCTGGTTCACCGCGACGACGAGCGTCACCCCAAAGTTCGTCGACGCATCGGGCTCGACGAACCCGTTGCCTGCGGTCTCGGCCACGGCGACCGGCGCCGCAGTGCCGTGGGGGCTGCTGCTCATCATTCTGGTCATCGCGGCTCTCGCCGTCGCCGGCGCGCTGCTGCAGCGACGGCGACGCGCCCGTGCCAAGCTCCGCGAGGACGAGCGGGTGCAGGAGGCGGTGGAGCGCGCACTCGCCGAGGCGAACGAGAAGGCGCCGGCCGACTCGTAA
- a CDS encoding ATP-binding cassette domain-containing protein — METPIIELTGVVKSFGPVNVLRGVELRAYPGKVTALVGDNGAGKSTLIKGLAGVQPYDEGEVRFEGKPVSLTHPRDAAELGIEVVYQDLALCDNLDIVQNMFLGREELVAGTFDEGKMERQSSEVLRSLNVRTVKSVRQKVASLSGGQRQTVAIARAVLKKAKVVILDEPTAALGVAQTEQVLNLVQRLASQGVAVIIISHNLADVFKVADYISVLYLGTMVAEVPTAETTYDDVVGYITGSRTYTPSGARA; from the coding sequence ATGGAAACTCCCATCATCGAACTGACGGGGGTCGTCAAGAGCTTCGGGCCGGTGAACGTGCTGCGAGGCGTCGAGCTGCGCGCCTACCCGGGCAAGGTCACGGCCCTCGTCGGCGATAACGGTGCCGGCAAGTCGACGCTCATCAAGGGCCTCGCCGGCGTGCAGCCGTATGACGAGGGCGAGGTGCGGTTCGAGGGCAAGCCCGTCTCGCTCACGCATCCGCGCGACGCGGCGGAGCTCGGCATCGAGGTCGTCTATCAGGACCTCGCGCTGTGCGACAACCTCGACATCGTGCAGAACATGTTCCTCGGGCGCGAGGAGCTGGTGGCCGGCACCTTCGACGAGGGCAAGATGGAGCGCCAGAGCTCTGAGGTGCTGAGGTCCTTGAACGTCCGCACCGTCAAATCGGTGCGACAGAAGGTCGCGTCGCTCTCCGGCGGCCAACGCCAGACCGTCGCGATCGCGCGGGCGGTGCTCAAGAAGGCCAAGGTCGTCATCCTCGACGAGCCGACGGCAGCCCTCGGCGTCGCCCAGACGGAGCAGGTGCTTAACCTCGTCCAGCGCCTCGCCAGCCAGGGCGTCGCGGTCATCATCATCAGCCACAACCTCGCCGACGTCTTCAAGGTCGCCGACTACATCAGCGTGCTCTACCTCGGCACGATGGTCGCCGAGGTGCCCACCGCCGAGACCACCTACGACGACGTCGTCGGGTACATCACCGGCAGCAGGACGTACACCCCGAGCGGAGCCCGAGCATGA
- a CDS encoding TetR/AcrR family transcriptional regulator codes for MPIHDLAKDPERSLAALVRTEPIQERSAARVDALLDAAAAVVDEIGFDRLTTAMVAERADASIGTVYRYFPDRIALLQGLRERAIGRFRVAVVQRIEEVHPSTWLEAVECSIDAVATMYRTEPGFRIIRFADDERGNDATGEFSGDTVPLSHGLAEVLSGDFGLPAGDELVFRVAIAIEIGDALVGRAFVSNPEGEERYITEARAVISAYLSNYYS; via the coding sequence GTGCCTATTCACGATCTCGCCAAAGATCCGGAGCGCTCGCTCGCCGCGCTCGTCCGCACCGAGCCGATCCAGGAGCGCAGCGCCGCCCGGGTCGACGCTCTGCTGGACGCAGCAGCCGCGGTCGTCGACGAGATCGGCTTCGACCGCCTCACGACCGCCATGGTGGCCGAGCGGGCGGATGCATCGATCGGCACCGTCTATCGGTATTTCCCCGACCGCATCGCCCTCCTGCAGGGTCTGCGCGAGCGCGCGATCGGCCGCTTCCGCGTCGCCGTGGTGCAGCGCATCGAAGAGGTGCACCCGAGCACGTGGCTCGAGGCCGTCGAATGCTCGATCGACGCGGTCGCGACGATGTACCGCACCGAGCCGGGTTTCCGCATCATCCGCTTCGCCGATGACGAGCGCGGAAACGACGCGACCGGTGAGTTCTCAGGCGACACGGTGCCGCTCTCGCACGGCCTCGCAGAGGTGCTCTCGGGCGACTTCGGCCTGCCGGCCGGCGACGAGCTCGTGTTCCGGGTCGCGATCGCCATCGAGATCGGCGACGCGCTCGTCGGTCGCGCCTTCGTGTCGAACCCAGAGGGCGAAGAGCGCTACATCACCGAGGCCCGCGCCGTCATCAGCGCATATCTGAGCAACTACTACAGCTGA
- a CDS encoding coiled-coil domain-containing protein yields MTLGALAVAVAAVLVVGIGAAGPAAADEQWPTEAEVQAAKQDAASSKAEYAKIQGLVQQNQAVAVSAATTALEKQNDYAKAEQALQDASAKAASLEAQADAAKQASTSANRRFGSIASQLYVAGGNSGLTTQLLLNRGDAKQLLDKLSAMSRLTGLAAGLRDHASQQANVAASLSAEAADARQARQKLAGDAQTALKAAQDAQKKADDALATSQAQSKTAYAQMAELQQQSAAIQQKYAEYQAYLAALAAQRAAQGDSSYLYQVSRSITPDPPAAKAYAQSQMGRYNWDGTQYDCLLQLWTHESGWRVNAYNTSSAAYGIPQAWPGQKMATYGSDWMTSYVTQINWGLAYIKSSYGNPCGAWSFELSHTPNWY; encoded by the coding sequence GTGACCCTTGGCGCCCTCGCGGTCGCGGTTGCGGCCGTGCTGGTGGTCGGCATCGGCGCCGCCGGCCCCGCTGCGGCCGACGAACAGTGGCCCACCGAGGCCGAGGTGCAGGCGGCGAAGCAGGACGCCGCGTCTTCGAAGGCCGAATACGCCAAGATCCAGGGCCTGGTGCAACAGAACCAGGCGGTGGCGGTCTCGGCGGCCACGACGGCCCTCGAGAAGCAGAACGACTACGCGAAGGCCGAGCAGGCCCTCCAGGACGCGAGCGCGAAGGCGGCGAGCCTTGAGGCCCAGGCGGACGCCGCGAAGCAGGCCTCGACGTCGGCGAACCGCCGCTTCGGCTCGATCGCATCGCAGCTCTACGTCGCGGGTGGGAACAGCGGGTTGACCACGCAGTTGCTGCTGAACCGCGGCGACGCGAAGCAGTTGCTCGACAAGCTGAGCGCGATGAGCCGGCTCACCGGCCTCGCCGCAGGCCTGCGCGACCACGCGTCGCAGCAGGCGAACGTCGCAGCCTCGCTTTCGGCGGAGGCAGCCGACGCGCGGCAGGCGAGACAGAAGCTCGCGGGCGATGCGCAGACCGCCCTGAAGGCGGCCCAGGATGCGCAGAAGAAGGCGGACGACGCGCTTGCGACGTCGCAGGCGCAGAGCAAGACCGCGTATGCGCAGATGGCGGAGCTGCAGCAGCAGAGCGCGGCGATCCAGCAGAAGTACGCGGAGTACCAGGCGTACCTCGCGGCGCTCGCGGCGCAGCGCGCTGCGCAGGGCGACAGCTCATACCTGTACCAGGTGTCGCGGAGCATCACGCCCGACCCACCGGCCGCCAAGGCCTACGCGCAGTCGCAGATGGGCCGCTACAACTGGGACGGCACGCAGTACGACTGCCTGCTGCAGCTGTGGACGCACGAGTCCGGCTGGCGGGTGAACGCCTACAACACATCGAGCGCCGCGTACGGAATCCCGCAGGCGTGGCCTGGTCAGAAGATGGCGACGTACGGCTCCGACTGGATGACGAGCTACGTCACGCAGATCAACTGGGGCCTCGCCTACATCAAGAGCTCCTACGGGAATCCCTGCGGTGCGTGGTCGTTCGAACTGTCCCACACGCCGAACTGGTATTGA
- a CDS encoding MFS transporter, with amino-acid sequence MTQRTVLLVAILASFVAFLDGSIVNVALPAIERELGGGLALQQWVVDAYLVTLGALILVAGSLSDLFSRTRVLFIGLIGFGAASVLCAIAPTAGVLIAARALQGVAGALLVPSSLAMIISAFDGEAQSRAIGRWTALTGVAMLIGPFLGGVFVDTLSWRWVFAVNVLPIAVTLTLLSRLPKAHARPGARVDVPGAVLGAVALGGVVFALIEQGTRGWADAVVLVSAAIGVAAGVAFVMVERRARQPMLPLAIFRAHDFAVGNVATFAIYAAFSLGPLMVGLYLQQVAHLAASLAGLALVPSTLAALLLAGRFGSMAGKVGARWFMTAGPLIVAAGFLSMLLIRDPFDYWTQLLPGTVIVGVGIAMTVAPLTSAVLGAIPPAQAGIASAINNAVARVAGLVAIACAGVIVGEHLDLAGLQRTIIVLAVLLAAGAVVSWLGIRDEFLVAQRATPAPRP; translated from the coding sequence GTGACGCAGCGAACGGTCCTGCTGGTGGCGATCCTCGCGTCGTTCGTCGCCTTCCTCGACGGCAGCATCGTCAACGTCGCGCTGCCCGCGATCGAGCGCGAGCTCGGCGGCGGCCTCGCGTTGCAGCAGTGGGTCGTCGACGCCTATCTGGTGACGCTCGGCGCTCTCATCCTCGTGGCCGGGTCGCTCAGCGACCTGTTCAGCCGCACCCGGGTGCTGTTCATCGGGCTGATCGGCTTCGGCGCGGCATCCGTGCTCTGCGCGATCGCGCCGACCGCCGGCGTGCTGATCGCCGCCCGCGCGCTGCAGGGCGTGGCGGGCGCGCTGCTCGTTCCGAGCTCGCTCGCGATGATCATCTCGGCGTTCGACGGCGAGGCGCAGTCTCGGGCGATCGGGCGCTGGACGGCGTTGACCGGCGTCGCCATGCTGATCGGCCCGTTCCTCGGCGGGGTGTTCGTCGACACGCTCTCGTGGCGGTGGGTCTTCGCCGTGAACGTGCTGCCGATCGCCGTCACGCTGACGCTGCTGAGCCGGTTGCCGAAGGCGCACGCCCGCCCCGGCGCGCGCGTCGACGTGCCAGGCGCGGTTCTCGGCGCCGTCGCGCTCGGCGGCGTGGTCTTCGCCCTCATCGAACAGGGCACACGTGGGTGGGCGGATGCCGTGGTGCTCGTCTCTGCGGCCATCGGGGTCGCCGCAGGCGTCGCGTTCGTCATGGTCGAGCGCCGCGCGCGGCAGCCGATGCTGCCGCTCGCCATCTTCCGCGCGCACGACTTCGCCGTCGGCAATGTCGCGACCTTCGCGATCTACGCGGCGTTCTCGCTCGGCCCGCTCATGGTCGGGCTGTACCTGCAGCAGGTCGCGCACCTCGCCGCGTCGCTCGCCGGTCTCGCCCTCGTGCCGTCGACGCTCGCAGCGCTGCTGCTCGCCGGCCGGTTCGGCAGCATGGCGGGCAAGGTGGGCGCCCGCTGGTTCATGACGGCCGGCCCGCTGATCGTCGCTGCCGGGTTCCTCTCGATGCTGCTGATCAGGGATCCGTTCGACTACTGGACCCAGCTGCTCCCGGGCACGGTCATCGTCGGCGTCGGCATCGCGATGACCGTCGCACCGCTCACCTCGGCGGTCCTCGGCGCGATCCCGCCGGCGCAGGCGGGTATCGCCTCGGCGATCAACAACGCCGTCGCCCGCGTCGCCGGGCTGGTCGCGATCGCCTGCGCCGGTGTGATCGTGGGGGAGCACCTCGACCTCGCCGGCCTGCAGCGCACGATCATCGTGCTGGCGGTGCTGCTCGCCGCGGGCGCCGTCGTCTCCTGGCTCGGAATCCGCGACGAGTTCCTCGTCGCGCAGCGCGCTACGCCAGCTCCTCGCCCGTGA
- a CDS encoding sugar ABC transporter substrate-binding protein, whose translation MKRSSMVSLAVLASAAALVLAGCSGNGDNNSKSGSAAKASSKTACVILPDAASSPRWEGMDRPDLKQALESAGFKTDIQNAQGDTSKYATIADQELSKGCGVMLLVDYNGAGVSVAKKAKAQGIPVIAYDRPIAGADYYVSFDNEKVGELEGQAIVDGLKAEGKDPATATVVYMGGDPTDGNAKMFHDGAAEVMTAAGIKPAKEPPGVWDGAKSATNFEQALTALGGKVDAVWVANDTNAAGVISVLDKNNLKVPVSGQDASTEGLQNVLLGKQTGTVWKHVPDEAKAASDLAIQLLKGQKPSVDKKLDDGTPYIAVTPVLVGPKDVEKVVQAGDAKASDLCTGAVAAACATYGVK comes from the coding sequence GTGAAGCGCAGCTCAATGGTTTCGCTCGCTGTTCTTGCATCCGCGGCAGCATTGGTGCTGGCAGGGTGTTCGGGCAACGGCGACAACAACAGCAAGTCCGGCTCGGCCGCAAAGGCATCGTCGAAGACGGCCTGCGTCATCCTTCCCGACGCAGCGTCCTCCCCCCGCTGGGAAGGCATGGACCGGCCAGACTTGAAGCAGGCGCTCGAAAGCGCCGGGTTCAAGACCGACATCCAGAACGCGCAGGGCGACACCAGCAAGTACGCGACCATCGCCGACCAGGAACTGTCGAAGGGCTGCGGCGTGATGCTGCTCGTCGACTACAACGGCGCAGGCGTCTCGGTCGCGAAGAAGGCCAAGGCGCAGGGCATCCCGGTCATCGCCTACGACCGCCCGATCGCCGGCGCCGACTACTACGTGTCGTTCGACAACGAGAAGGTCGGCGAGCTCGAGGGCCAGGCGATCGTCGACGGTCTCAAGGCCGAAGGCAAGGACCCGGCGACGGCGACCGTCGTCTACATGGGCGGCGACCCGACCGACGGCAACGCGAAGATGTTCCACGACGGCGCTGCCGAGGTGATGACCGCAGCAGGCATCAAGCCGGCGAAGGAGCCGCCGGGGGTCTGGGACGGCGCCAAGTCCGCGACGAACTTCGAGCAGGCGCTGACCGCGCTCGGCGGCAAGGTCGACGCGGTCTGGGTCGCGAACGACACCAACGCAGCCGGAGTCATCTCGGTCCTCGACAAGAACAACCTGAAGGTGCCGGTCTCCGGTCAGGACGCCTCGACCGAGGGTCTGCAGAACGTCCTTCTCGGCAAGCAGACCGGAACCGTGTGGAAGCACGTCCCCGACGAGGCGAAGGCCGCGAGCGACCTCGCGATCCAGCTGCTGAAGGGTCAGAAGCCGAGCGTCGACAAGAAGCTCGACGACGGCACGCCGTACATCGCGGTCACGCCCGTTCTCGTCGGCCCGAAGGACGTCGAGAAGGTCGTCCAGGCCGGTGACGCCAAGGCATCCGATCTCTGCACCGGAGCCGTCGCCGCCGCCTGCGCCACCTACGGCGTCAAGTAG
- a CDS encoding FUSC family protein: MRYLDSLRASARVPLLQAAKMALATIAAWILAGLLIPGQLPAFAGIAALLVVQPSLNQSLSRAIERSIGVIAGVLVAYVVGIVFGSGYWVVLLSIVAAIAVTWALRLTPTTSVQVPISAMLVLSIGATTPGYAVDRIVETVIGAAVGLVVNVFVVPPIAIRPARESVDALLDEIADRIDAIAGALTAPQTPSRLDELLLLARLLRPMLEKTDAALKAADDSLSINPRRNRHEPGLSEAVALRDRLASLVSRTAAMTRTLHDRYVDELPAEPTIAALAEETRRAAHDLRLLRLVPRADAEESVHEQTEPPALTAPLTVARPDSTHWILIGSLLEDLRRIREEITGEELA; the protein is encoded by the coding sequence GTGCGCTACCTCGACTCGCTGCGCGCTTCCGCCCGCGTCCCGCTGCTGCAGGCGGCCAAGATGGCGCTCGCAACCATCGCCGCATGGATCCTCGCGGGTCTCCTGATCCCTGGCCAGCTGCCCGCCTTCGCCGGGATCGCCGCCCTGCTCGTCGTTCAGCCGAGCCTCAACCAGTCGCTGTCGCGGGCGATCGAGCGCAGCATCGGCGTCATCGCGGGCGTCTTGGTCGCCTATGTGGTCGGCATCGTGTTCGGCAGCGGCTACTGGGTCGTGCTGCTCTCGATCGTCGCGGCGATCGCCGTCACCTGGGCGCTTCGCCTGACGCCGACGACCTCGGTGCAGGTGCCGATCAGCGCGATGCTCGTGCTCTCGATCGGCGCGACGACGCCCGGTTACGCGGTCGATCGCATCGTCGAGACCGTGATCGGCGCGGCGGTCGGCCTCGTGGTCAACGTCTTCGTGGTGCCGCCCATCGCCATCCGGCCGGCGCGCGAGTCCGTCGACGCGCTGCTCGACGAGATCGCCGACCGCATCGACGCGATCGCGGGCGCGCTCACGGCACCCCAGACCCCGTCGCGTCTCGATGAGCTGCTCCTGCTCGCCCGGCTGCTGCGGCCCATGCTCGAGAAGACGGACGCCGCGCTGAAGGCCGCAGACGACTCGCTGTCGATCAACCCGCGGCGCAATCGCCACGAGCCCGGGCTGAGCGAGGCGGTGGCGCTGCGGGATCGCCTGGCCAGTCTCGTGTCGCGAACGGCCGCGATGACCCGCACCCTGCACGACCGCTATGTCGACGAGCTGCCGGCCGAGCCCACGATCGCCGCGCTCGCGGAGGAGACCAGGCGGGCGGCTCACGACCTCAGGCTGCTGCGGCTCGTGCCGCGAGCGGATGCCGAGGAATCCGTCCATGAGCAGACGGAGCCGCCTGCCCTCACCGCCCCGCTCACCGTCGCCCGTCCGGACTCGACGCACTGGATCCTGATCGGTTCGCTGCTCGAGGACCTGCGCCGCATCCGCGAGGAGATCACGGGCGAGGAGCTGGCGTAG